GCCTGCAAATCCTTTGTTACGGTTTATCTCGGTGGCAGATACCGGAACGGGCGATCGCGGACAATATGCTGTAGCTGAGGCAATGACTGCCTATCATCGTCAAAACAAGTTTAATTTGGCAATTTTGGCAGGAGATAATATTTACAACAACGGCGAGATCGAAAAAATTCAAGCTGTATTCGAGCGTCCCTATGAACCCCTACTCAAACAAGGGGTTAAATTTTATGCTTGTCTTGGCAATCACGATATTCGCACCGCTAATGGCGATCCTCAAGTGCGCTATCCTGGCTTTAATATGCAGGGACGATTCTATACTTTCCGCCGCGATCCGGTACAGTTTTTTGCTCTCGATACCAACAGCAACGCCGATTGGGATACTCAACTAGCTTGGTTAGAAAAAGAACTCAGTCGCAGCGATGCGCCTTGGAAGATCGTATTCGGACATCATCCGGTTTATTCTTCGGGTCACTACGGCAATAATCAAACTTTTATTAAACAATTTACACCACTCTTTCAGAAGTACGGCGTGCAACTCTACATTAACGGACACGATCATAATTACGAGCGATCGCGCCCCATTAATGGTACGACATATATGATTACTGGTAGCGGTGCGGGGACTCGTCCTGTAAATCGTTCTGAGTGGACGGCGCTTTCTGCAAGCAAGTTGAGTTTTGCCACTTATGAAGTGTATGCCGACAGAATAGAAGTAAGTGCGATCGGTACAGATAGTCGAGTTTTTGACAAAGGTAGTATTAAATTGCGATCGGCTTAGTGAGAATGATGAAAAAATTACCTATGATTCCTCAACATTCCGAATATGCTCGATTGCCACAACGAGCGCCTCAAGCATAACTTCAAAACTAGCATCAGTCGAGCGCTCTAGAGTTAACATTTTCCCTTGTTCTAAGGCAATAAAACCATTGACTGTCGCATTCACCATTCGCATTGCGTCTACAAGCTGCTCTGAGGTAAATTCATAAGGCTCTAGTATTCTACGAAAGAAGTCCAGAGTTTCCTGAATAATTGCAGATGCTTCAGGATCGGACGGTTGCAACTGAAATTGCATCATCACTTTATAACGGGCTGGGTGCGATCGCGCATAGTCACGGGTTGCTCGTCCTCCAGCTTTCAGTAACTCTTTAGAATCGCTCAGTGCTTTACTTCTTGGCTGACAAAACGCCAAAAAATCTTGCCAAAGTGCTAGTGCTACTGCTCGTTTGAGGGCTGGATTGCCATCTAAATGCTTGTAAATAGCTGGCGGTTTAATCCCTAATTCCCTCGCCACTCGATTTACACCTAGAGC
This window of the Chroococcidiopsis thermalis PCC 7203 genome carries:
- a CDS encoding TetR/AcrR family transcriptional regulator, whose product is MGRPTKENSLTQQDVITAAIACLDREGESALGVNRVARELGIKPPAIYKHLDGNPALKRAVALALWQDFLAFCQPRSKALSDSKELLKAGGRATRDYARSHPARYKVMMQFQLQPSDPEASAIIQETLDFFRRILEPYEFTSEQLVDAMRMVNATVNGFIALEQGKMLTLERSTDASFEVMLEALVVAIEHIRNVEES
- a CDS encoding metallophosphoesterase family protein, with amino-acid sequence MSFKRRQFLFLSTLSFVGVALWNKIHGRAAVTQDKSTITAGADDLKPKPPANPLLRFISVADTGTGDRGQYAVAEAMTAYHRQNKFNLAILAGDNIYNNGEIEKIQAVFERPYEPLLKQGVKFYACLGNHDIRTANGDPQVRYPGFNMQGRFYTFRRDPVQFFALDTNSNADWDTQLAWLEKELSRSDAPWKIVFGHHPVYSSGHYGNNQTFIKQFTPLFQKYGVQLYINGHDHNYERSRPINGTTYMITGSGAGTRPVNRSEWTALSASKLSFATYEVYADRIEVSAIGTDSRVFDKGSIKLRSA